A single Streptomyces sannanensis DNA region contains:
- a CDS encoding NDP-sugar synthase, which translates to MTERTEPSEPPRSPEAILLVGGKGTRLRPLTVHTPKPMVPAAGVPFLTHQLARARAAGVEHIVLATSYLAEVFEPYFGDGSSMGLHIEYVTEREPLGTGGAIRNVADRLHSGPDDPVLIFNGDILTGLDIRALVDMHETSGADVSLHLTRVEDPRAFGLVPTDPTGRVTAFLEKPQTPEEIVTDQINAGAYVFRRSVIDSIPTGRPVSVERETFPELLASGAHLQGMVDSTYWLDLGTPQAFVRGSADLVLGRAPSPAVPGRCGDRLVLPTASVAADAKLSGGTVVGEGAVIGDGARIDGSTVLGGAIVEAGAVITDSLIGAGARIGARTVLTGAVIGDGAVVGPDNELRDGIRVWCGAMLPPGAVRFSSDQ; encoded by the coding sequence TTGACTGAACGGACTGAACCGTCTGAACCGCCTCGATCGCCGGAGGCGATCCTCCTGGTCGGAGGCAAGGGCACCCGGCTGCGCCCGCTCACGGTGCACACCCCCAAGCCGATGGTCCCCGCGGCGGGCGTCCCGTTCCTCACTCACCAACTGGCCAGGGCGAGGGCGGCCGGTGTCGAGCACATCGTGCTCGCCACCTCCTACCTCGCCGAGGTCTTCGAACCGTACTTCGGCGACGGTTCCTCGATGGGCCTGCACATCGAGTACGTGACCGAGCGGGAGCCGCTCGGCACCGGCGGGGCGATCCGCAATGTCGCCGACCGGCTGCACTCGGGCCCCGACGACCCGGTGCTGATCTTCAACGGCGACATCCTCACCGGCCTCGACATCCGTGCGCTCGTCGACATGCACGAGACCAGTGGCGCGGACGTCTCCCTCCACCTCACCCGCGTCGAGGACCCGCGCGCCTTCGGCCTCGTCCCCACCGATCCGACCGGCCGGGTCACCGCCTTCCTCGAGAAGCCGCAGACTCCCGAGGAGATCGTCACCGACCAGATCAACGCGGGCGCGTACGTCTTCCGCCGCTCGGTCATCGACAGCATCCCGACGGGCCGCCCCGTATCCGTCGAACGCGAGACCTTCCCCGAGCTGCTCGCCTCCGGCGCGCATCTCCAGGGCATGGTCGACTCCACGTACTGGCTGGACCTCGGCACCCCGCAGGCCTTCGTCCGCGGCTCCGCCGACCTCGTACTGGGACGCGCGCCGTCCCCGGCCGTACCGGGCCGCTGCGGCGACCGCCTGGTCCTGCCGACGGCCTCCGTGGCCGCCGACGCCAAGCTCTCCGGCGGCACGGTCGTCGGTGAGGGCGCCGTCATCGGCGACGGCGCGCGGATCGACGGCAGTACGGTCCTGGGCGGCGCGATCGTCGAGGCCGGCGCGGTGATCACGGACTCCCTCATCGGTGCCGGGGCCCGGATCGGGGCGCGCACGGTCCTCACAGGCGCGGTGATCGGCGACGGCGCGGTGGTGGGCCCGGACAACGAGCTCCGCGACGGCATCCGCGTCTGGTGCGGCGCCATGCTCCCGCCGGGCGCGGTGCGCTTCTCGTCCGACCAGTAG
- a CDS encoding N-acetylmuramoyl-L-alanine amidase — protein MRAILASSIGVACTASLVLPIAAASARYTAADARPAAIEPASGSTQSLRLISLGAGSDRAMVPGVGLPVREVRPFSLVGLVWDDANAELHGTVQVRTRAMDSGAWSGWQSVETHTHEDAADPGPAERSSRPIRGGTAPLWVGASDAVEVRVRPQPAGLGRAVARDPLPEGLRLDLVDPGVEPVKDAPVKDAPAGSASAEGISAGSASAEGISARSVPARGAPADTPKASLLSPGDAASSAVNARLAPLGATVIPAASKARTQAELLDSWGGPGVAPGAQPATGPFIGPRPSIITRKGWGADETLRAQSFVYTNSVKVAFVHHTASGNDYTCAEAPSVLRSIYRYHVVSMGWRDIGYNFVVDKCGNIYEGRAGGVDEPVMGAHTFGFNSNSMGIAVLGTHSSSSPSQETVDAISELTAWKLGLHGGNPEGRASLTSAGGKYAKGAVVKFNVISGHKDGYATACPGELLYEQLGKTRTDSARLQGR, from the coding sequence ATGCGTGCCATACTTGCATCCTCGATCGGCGTCGCGTGCACCGCCTCTCTCGTGCTCCCGATCGCCGCTGCCTCTGCCCGCTACACCGCGGCCGATGCCAGACCGGCTGCGATAGAACCCGCCTCCGGCTCCACCCAGTCGCTGCGATTGATATCGCTGGGCGCCGGTTCCGACCGGGCCATGGTCCCGGGCGTGGGCCTGCCCGTCCGCGAAGTCAGACCGTTCTCACTGGTCGGCCTGGTCTGGGACGACGCGAACGCCGAACTCCACGGCACCGTCCAGGTGCGTACCCGGGCCATGGACTCGGGCGCCTGGTCGGGCTGGCAGTCCGTCGAGACGCACACCCACGAGGACGCCGCAGACCCCGGGCCCGCGGAGCGCAGCTCGCGGCCGATCCGTGGCGGGACGGCGCCGCTGTGGGTCGGCGCGTCGGACGCCGTCGAGGTGCGGGTACGCCCGCAGCCGGCCGGCCTGGGCCGGGCCGTGGCCCGTGACCCGCTGCCCGAAGGGCTGCGCCTCGACCTCGTCGACCCCGGCGTCGAGCCGGTCAAGGACGCGCCTGTCAAGGACGCGCCGGCCGGGAGCGCGTCGGCCGAGGGTATATCGGCCGGGAGTGCGTCGGCCGAGGGTATATCGGCCCGGAGTGTGCCGGCCCGTGGCGCGCCGGCCGACACGCCCAAGGCGTCGCTGCTCTCGCCCGGGGACGCGGCGAGTTCCGCCGTCAACGCCCGGCTCGCACCGCTCGGTGCCACCGTGATTCCGGCGGCGAGCAAGGCCCGGACACAGGCCGAACTGCTCGACTCATGGGGCGGTCCCGGAGTGGCGCCCGGCGCGCAGCCGGCCACCGGGCCGTTCATCGGGCCGCGGCCGAGCATCATCACACGCAAGGGGTGGGGAGCCGACGAGACGCTCCGCGCGCAGAGCTTCGTCTACACCAACTCGGTGAAGGTGGCCTTCGTCCACCACACCGCCTCGGGCAACGACTACACATGTGCGGAGGCACCGTCCGTCCTTCGCAGTATCTACCGCTACCACGTCGTGAGCATGGGCTGGCGCGACATCGGCTACAACTTCGTCGTCGACAAGTGCGGAAACATCTACGAAGGGCGCGCGGGAGGCGTGGATGAGCCCGTCATGGGCGCTCATACCTTCGGTTTCAACTCCAACAGCATGGGCATCGCGGTCCTCGGAACGCACAGTTCGTCCAGTCCGTCCCAGGAGACCGTGGATGCCATCTCGGAACTGACGGCCTGGAAGCTCGGTCTGCACGGGGGAAATCCGGAAGGCAGGGCGAGCCTGACGTCGGCCGGGGGGAAGTACGCGAAGGGCGCAGTCGTCAAATTCAATGTCATCTCCGGGCACAAGGATGGGTATGCCACCGCTTGTCCGGGGGAGCTCCTCTACGAACAGCTCGGCAAAACCCGGACCGATTCCGCCAGATTGCAGGGTCGCTGA